The genomic stretch ATCGCTTGTTCGATCACGAAATGGGCACCGGCAGCGGTCCCAGCACGCTCACGCCGATCATCGTCAATGACAACGTCGTCGACGTGGTGGTCACGCCTGCGGCCGAAGGCCAGATGGCGACGATGACTTACCGGCCGCAGGCCCCCGGAATTTCCGTCGAGAGCATTGTCGAGACCACGGCCGCGGGCAGCGAAACGGCGATCGATATCGAGATGATCGCCCCGGGCCGGATCGTCGTGCGTGGCAAGATTCCGGCCAATTCGCGACCGATCGTGCGCGTGGCGGAAGTCGACGACGCTGCGGCGTTTGCCCGCTGTCTGTTCATCGAGGCCTTGCGTCGCGCCGGAGTTGCCGTCGAGGCCGCGGCGACCGCCGGCAACGATTCCGCCGCCCTGCCGTCGAGAGAGCAGGTGGCTGGGCTGCCGGTCGCGGCGAAGTTCATGTCTCCACCCTTCGCGGAGGAGGCGCGGTTGATTCTCAAGGTGAGCCACAACCTGCACGCGAGCATCCTGCCCATCTTGCTGGCGGTGAAGCAGGGGCGGCGGTCGTTGTCCGACGGCATGCGGCTCGAAGGCGAATTCCTGGCCCGCGCCGGCGTCGACGTCCAGGCGATTTCATTCGGCAGTGGCGCCGGCGGGTCGCGCGGCGATTGCATCACGCCGAGGGCCACGGTGCAGTTGCTCAGGGCCATGGCGCAGCGGCCCGATTTCGACGTGTATCTGCGGGCCATGCCGGTCCTGGGGGTCGATGGCACTCTCGCCGAATCGGTGGGCCCCGAGAGCCCGGCGCGCGGCAAGATACAGGCAAAAACCGGGACCTATTATTGGGAAAACCTGCTGGACGGCCGGCTGCTGCTGGTGAGCAAAGCGCTGGCCGGCTACATGACCACGGCCTCGGGCCGGAAGCTGGCGTTCGCCCTGTTCGTCAACAATGCCCACTTGAAGACGTCGGACGAGACGAAGCGCGTGGGCCGTTCGCTAGGCCAGATCTGCGAGATCTTGCACGACGCCTGGTGAATCGCCCAAACTGAACTTGGCCCACGGCCCGGGGACGGATCCTTGTTCAAGTTCATTCACGCCGCCG from Pirellulales bacterium encodes the following:
- the dacB gene encoding D-alanyl-D-alanine carboxypeptidase/D-alanyl-D-alanine-endopeptidase; amino-acid sequence: MMSALKFASPLLPLLGVLLFGLTVSRAAVAGDLDARLAEVIDAPEYKSAHWGLLVADLASGEVLHEFHGDKLFAPASTTKLYSVAAALDALGADYRFETRVVYSGPLALSGKLHGDLILIASGDLTLGGRTTSAGEIAFKDTDHTYANGGLDAQMTEPDPLAGLDELARQVRASGISLVSGNVLIDDRLFDHEMGTGSGPSTLTPIIVNDNVVDVVVTPAAEGQMATMTYRPQAPGISVESIVETTAAGSETAIDIEMIAPGRIVVRGKIPANSRPIVRVAEVDDAAAFARCLFIEALRRAGVAVEAAATAGNDSAALPSREQVAGLPVAAKFMSPPFAEEARLILKVSHNLHASILPILLAVKQGRRSLSDGMRLEGEFLARAGVDVQAISFGSGAGGSRGDCITPRATVQLLRAMAQRPDFDVYLRAMPVLGVDGTLAESVGPESPARGKIQAKTGTYYWENLLDGRLLLVSKALAGYMTTASGRKLAFALFVNNAHLKTSDETKRVGRSLGQICEILHDAW